One region of Triticum aestivum cultivar Chinese Spring chromosome 6B, IWGSC CS RefSeq v2.1, whole genome shotgun sequence genomic DNA includes:
- the LOC123138290 gene encoding glycine cleavage system H protein, mitochondrial: MALRLWASSAANALKISSSGARAAAPAYSISRYFSTVIDGLKYTSSHEWVKNDGSVATIGISDHAQGHLGEVVFVELPEAGTKVSQGGAFGNVESVKATSDVNSPISGEVVDVNSKLSETPGLINSSPYEDGWMIKVKPSSPAELEGLLDSAKYTKHCEEEDAH; encoded by the exons ATGGCTCTTAGGCTGTGGGCAAGCTCAGCTGCCAATGCCCTCAAGATTTCAAGCAGCGGCGCCAGGGCTGCTGCCCCGGCTTATTCGATCTCCAGATACTTCTCCACCG TTATTGATGGCTTGAAGTACACTTCCTCCCACGAGTGGGTCAAGAACGACGGCTCCGTGGCCACGATTGGCATCAGTGACCACGCCCAG GGCCATCTCGGGGAGGTGGTGTTCGTGGAGCTGCCGGAGGCAGGCACGAAGGTGAGCCAGGGCGGAGCCTTCGGCAACGTGGAGAGTGTGAAGGCCACCAGCGACGTCAACTCGCCCATCTCCGGCGAGGTCGTCGACGTCAACTCAAAGCTGTCCGAGACCCCCGGCCTG ATCAACTCGAGCCCGTACGAGGATGGGTGGATGATCAAGGTGAAGCCAAGCAGCCCGGCGGAGCTGGAGGGCCTGCTGGACTCGGCCAAGTACACCAAGCACTGCGAGGAGGAGGACGCCCACTAG